The following proteins are co-located in the Silene latifolia isolate original U9 population chromosome 1, ASM4854445v1, whole genome shotgun sequence genome:
- the LOC141590390 gene encoding uncharacterized protein LOC141590390 produces MSSHNNAMKNFDVFNKQKSSIACCFENYTKEAKSDYRIRLEASIDALRFITLQGLASRGHDESDESLNQGNFLELIKVFAKRNSDIARALFDKKVPGNCTLTSSTIQKEIVSVFANETTKRVIEELDGQLKERFLGIVHVGNTTSLTLKAAIEKLLGANSLTLSSVRGQGYDDAI; encoded by the exons ATGAGTTCTCATAATAATGCCATGAAGAATTTCGATGTTTTTAATAAACAAAAATCTTCCATTGCATGTTGCTTTGAAAATTATACCAAAGAAGCTAAAAGTGATTATCGTATTCGATTGGAAGCTTCAATAGATGCATTACGGTTTATTACTTTACAAGGATTGGCATCCCGTGGTCATGATGAAAGTGACGAATCTTTAAACCAAGGTAATTTCCTAGAGCTTATAAAAGTTTTTGCAAAGCGTAACAGTGATATAGCTAGAGCTCTTTTTGATAAGAAGGTACCTGGAAATTGTACTCTTACCTCGTCTACAATCCAAAAAGAAATTGTGAGTGTTTTCGCAAATGAGACAACCAAAAGAGTCATTGAAGAACTCGACG GACAACTGAAAGAAAGATTTTTGGGTATTGTGCATGTGGGTAACACTACTTCTTTGACACTTAAAGCTGCAATAGAAAAGTTGCTAGGTGCAAATTCTCTTACTCTTTCCAGTGTTAGAGGTCAAGGTTATGATGATGCTATATAA